One stretch of Juglans microcarpa x Juglans regia isolate MS1-56 chromosome 3D, Jm3101_v1.0, whole genome shotgun sequence DNA includes these proteins:
- the LOC121256655 gene encoding flavonol synthase/flavanone 3-hydroxylase-like, translating into MVRERVQDVASLSKESIPEEYIRSEDEQPGSTTVHGEVLEVPTIDVRDDQDEEKLLRAIVEASQHWGMFQVVNHEIPAEVITELQAVGKEFFELPQEEKEVYAKPPGSQSIEGYGTMLQKELGGKKGWVDHLFHKIWPPSAINYHFWPKNPPSYRETNEKYAKYLHGVVEKLFKSLSLGLGLEGHELKEAAGGDELVYLLKINYYPPCPRPDLALGVVAHTDMSFFTILVPNDVQGLQAFKDGHWYDVKYIPNALVIHIGDQVEILSNGKYKSVLHRTTVDKEKTRISWPVFLEPPSEFQVGPHPKLVNEDNPPKYKTKKYSDYVYCKLNKLPQ; encoded by the exons atggtgcgGGAGAGAGTGCAAGATGTTGCATCTTTGTCAAAGGAAAGCATCCCGGAAGAGTACATAAGGTCGGAGGATGAGCAACCGGGGAGCACGACCGTCCACGGGGAGGTCCTTGAGGTCCCAACCATTGATGTCAGGGACGACCAAGATGAGGAAAAGCTCCTCCGGGCTATAGTGGAGGCTAGCCAACACTGGGGAATGTTCCAAGTCGTGAACCATGAAATCCCTGCAGAGGTGATAACAGAGTTGCAGGCTGTTGGGAAGGAATTCTTTGAGCTCCCACAGGAGGAAAAAGAGGTTTATGCAAAGCCTCCAGGGTCTCAGTCCATCGAAGGTTATGGAACAATGCTTCAGAAAGAATTGGGAGGGAAGAAAGGCTGGGTTGACCATTTGTTCCATAAAATATGGCCTCCTTCTGCCATTAACTACCACTTCTGGCCTAAGAACCCTCCTTCTTACAg GGAGACAAATGAGAAATATGCGAAGTACCTgcatggggtggtggagaaGCTGTTCAAGAGCCTGTCATTGGGTTTAGGGCTTGAAGGGCATGAGCTGAAGGAGGCCGCCGGCGGGGATGAGTTGGTGTACCTTCTGAAGATCAACTATTACCCGCCGTGTCCGCGGCCGGATCTGGCTCTTGGGGTTGTGGCTCATACTGACATGTCCTTCTTCACCATCCTTGTGCCCAACGATGTCCAAGGCCTTCAAGCTTTCAAGGATGGCCATTGGTATGATGTCAAGTACATCCCCAATGCCCTCGTTATCCACATTGGCGACCAAGTTGAG ATATTGAGCAATGGGAAATACAAGAGTGTGCTGCACAGAACTACAGTTGACAAAGAGAAAACAAGAATTTCGTGGCCCGTATTCTTGGAACCTCCATCGGAGTTTCAGGTAGGGCCTCACCCCAAGCTCGTGAACGAAGACAATCCTCCTAAATACAAGACCAAGAAATACAGTGATTACGTTTACTGTAAGCTTAACAAGCTTCCCCAGTag